A region of Pelagicoccus sp. SDUM812003 DNA encodes the following proteins:
- a CDS encoding Na(+)/H(+) antiporter subunit D, which translates to MLEIAPSFLLLAAAALVLFLPGKLRAAVCVAAPLLGLWSLWSMGIGSSGHASLAGFELTLYSITKVNFVFAIIFLLISSIAGVYAWHVDDRGQQVAATLYAAGALGVTLAGDFLTLLLYWELMAVASAWLVFARREAASIRAGVRYLLVHVAGGSLLFGGIILLYGQTGTLTLQALTPDMGLAAWLVLAGVALNVALPPLHPWLPDAYPKATVTGAIFMSALTTKSAVYVLLVLFAGWDLLIYMGLFMALYGVVYAVLANDIRQILAYHIISQVGYMVTGVGIGTELSMNGTAAHAFSHILYKALLFMGAGAVIQATGVSRLSDLGGLAPKMRAVVWLFMIGAFSISGFPLFNGFISKSMIVSSAGEAHHYVIMLGLLLASVGTFLHTGLKIPVFTFWGKDQKLEVKPIPGNMYIAMGLVAFGCTFFGVYPHALYVLLPFDAEYHPYTAYHLVEATQILTFTFIGFWVLRAKLAGEPYIALDTDWFYRRGAPVAQAVLVKPVNAFFAAGAKTRDGIASILARNFGNPRAWFGVNKGPRDRFNPDLERASLSTGLTFILLVFVALFASIAIFS; encoded by the coding sequence ATGCTTGAGATAGCGCCTTCCTTTTTGCTTCTAGCGGCGGCTGCCCTGGTGTTATTCCTGCCTGGCAAGCTGCGCGCTGCGGTATGCGTGGCGGCTCCTTTGCTGGGTCTTTGGTCGCTATGGTCGATGGGGATCGGCTCCTCGGGCCATGCGAGTCTGGCTGGTTTCGAGCTTACGCTGTATTCGATCACCAAGGTCAATTTCGTCTTCGCGATCATCTTCTTGCTCATTTCCTCAATTGCCGGCGTGTACGCCTGGCATGTGGACGACCGTGGGCAACAGGTCGCGGCGACTCTCTACGCCGCTGGGGCTCTTGGCGTGACCCTAGCGGGCGATTTCCTCACGCTGTTGCTCTATTGGGAGCTGATGGCAGTAGCCTCGGCTTGGCTGGTATTCGCGAGACGCGAAGCGGCATCGATCCGAGCTGGCGTTCGCTACCTTCTCGTTCACGTAGCCGGCGGTTCGTTGCTATTTGGCGGCATCATCTTGTTGTACGGCCAGACAGGCACGCTCACCTTGCAGGCTCTGACGCCCGACATGGGGCTGGCAGCGTGGCTCGTATTGGCGGGCGTCGCCCTCAACGTGGCTTTGCCGCCCTTGCATCCCTGGTTGCCTGACGCGTATCCGAAGGCGACGGTCACGGGCGCGATCTTCATGAGCGCGCTCACTACGAAATCGGCGGTTTACGTGCTACTCGTCTTGTTCGCCGGTTGGGATCTGTTGATTTACATGGGATTGTTCATGGCGCTCTATGGCGTGGTCTACGCTGTGTTGGCCAACGACATTCGACAGATTCTCGCCTACCACATCATAAGTCAGGTCGGGTATATGGTCACCGGAGTGGGGATCGGGACGGAGCTTTCGATGAATGGTACTGCGGCGCACGCGTTTAGCCACATCCTCTACAAGGCGCTTCTGTTTATGGGAGCGGGCGCGGTTATTCAGGCGACCGGTGTCAGCAGGCTTAGCGACCTCGGCGGATTGGCGCCCAAGATGCGGGCGGTGGTTTGGCTCTTTATGATCGGGGCGTTTTCGATCTCCGGTTTCCCGCTTTTCAATGGATTTATCAGCAAGTCGATGATTGTCTCGTCGGCGGGTGAAGCCCACCACTATGTAATTATGCTAGGACTACTGCTGGCATCAGTCGGTACCTTCCTGCACACGGGCCTTAAGATTCCTGTATTCACATTCTGGGGTAAAGATCAGAAGCTCGAAGTGAAGCCTATTCCAGGCAACATGTACATCGCCATGGGGTTGGTCGCGTTCGGTTGCACGTTCTTTGGCGTGTATCCACATGCTCTCTACGTGCTCCTTCCCTTTGATGCGGAATACCATCCGTACACCGCCTATCACCTGGTGGAGGCGACGCAGATCCTGACCTTCACCTTTATCGGCTTCTGGGTGCTGCGAGCGAAGCTGGCAGGCGAGCCTTACATCGCGCTCGACACGGACTGGTTCTATCGTCGCGGAGCTCCCGTGGCTCAGGCAGTGTTGGTCAAGCCGGTGAACGCCTTTTTCGCCGCGGGTGCTAAGACTCGAGATGGAATCGCTTCGATTTTAGCGCGCAATTTTGGCAATCCACGGGCATGGTTTGGAGTGAACAAGGGTCCGCGCGATCGTTTCAATCCGGACCTGGAGCGAGCCTCGCTTAGCACTGGACTGACGTTTATCCTATTGGTGTTTGTGGCGCTGTTCGCTTCAATCGCGATCTTCTCCTAG
- a CDS encoding monovalent cation/H+ antiporter subunit D family protein, giving the protein MTTEALSNYSLVPLLAVLVSMAAIPAILLSSRKPNLREAWSFLAAGVKFAFVLTLVPGALRGESVGLTLLEIVPGVSLRLVADPLGVLFALVASGLWIVTTAYALGYMRGHHEKKQTRFFASFALSLSATLGIAFSDNLITFLIFYELLTLATYPLVVHKESPDAIRSGRMYLGYALTAGLMFLAATVWVNVRVGDISFTAGGLIPEGAFGEGELKLLFLLFMVGVGVKAGVMPLHSWLPAAMVAPTPVSALLHAVAVVKSGAFGVLRVTGFVFGPEMMRTHGLDVLLALFAGATILLASLIALRQDNLKKRLAYSTVGHLSYIVMGAALASPAALTGSLMHLSAHAVMKITLFFCAGAIIVHSHKTEISQLDGLGRRMPWTFAAFGIGSLGLAGIPPIYGFLSKWWLSMGSLDSGHALALGVFLLSGLLNAGYFFPIVIRGFFRPAAPDAHFPEREATPWMVVPLCITATLAIVFGLFPDFPLPFFEIAGRVVESVMGELPQAMSSNEILMAP; this is encoded by the coding sequence ATGACGACTGAAGCGCTTTCAAACTACTCTCTGGTGCCCTTGCTTGCCGTGCTTGTATCCATGGCGGCGATACCAGCAATTCTGCTCAGCTCGCGGAAACCGAACCTGCGCGAGGCTTGGAGTTTCCTAGCGGCCGGGGTCAAGTTCGCTTTTGTGCTCACTCTAGTGCCGGGAGCCCTGCGCGGCGAATCGGTCGGGCTGACGCTACTGGAGATCGTGCCCGGTGTGAGCTTGAGGCTGGTGGCGGATCCCTTGGGCGTGCTATTCGCTCTGGTTGCCTCTGGGCTCTGGATCGTGACGACCGCCTACGCGCTCGGCTACATGCGGGGGCATCACGAGAAGAAGCAGACCCGGTTTTTCGCTAGCTTTGCTCTTAGCTTGTCGGCGACGCTCGGCATCGCTTTCTCCGACAACCTGATCACGTTTCTCATTTTCTACGAGCTGCTCACTTTGGCGACCTATCCGCTTGTCGTGCACAAGGAGTCGCCCGACGCGATTCGTTCCGGTCGTATGTACCTTGGCTATGCCCTGACGGCCGGTTTGATGTTTCTCGCGGCCACGGTGTGGGTAAACGTGCGGGTGGGCGACATTAGCTTCACCGCCGGTGGTCTCATTCCCGAAGGGGCGTTTGGAGAGGGCGAACTTAAGCTGCTCTTCCTGCTTTTTATGGTGGGAGTGGGCGTGAAGGCCGGTGTGATGCCGCTGCACAGCTGGCTTCCGGCTGCGATGGTGGCCCCAACTCCGGTGAGCGCCTTGCTACACGCGGTGGCCGTAGTGAAATCTGGAGCCTTCGGCGTGCTCCGCGTGACCGGATTCGTATTCGGTCCGGAAATGATGCGGACCCATGGTTTAGACGTGCTGCTGGCCTTGTTCGCAGGCGCCACCATCCTGCTGGCCTCCTTGATCGCCCTTCGCCAGGACAATTTGAAGAAGCGGCTGGCGTATTCAACGGTCGGGCACCTGTCGTATATCGTTATGGGCGCCGCCCTCGCTTCACCAGCGGCGTTGACCGGCAGTCTCATGCATTTGTCGGCGCATGCGGTGATGAAGATCACTCTCTTCTTTTGCGCGGGGGCAATCATCGTGCACTCCCACAAGACGGAAATTTCACAGCTCGACGGACTGGGTCGGCGAATGCCGTGGACCTTTGCCGCTTTCGGTATCGGCTCGCTGGGCCTTGCGGGCATTCCTCCGATCTACGGCTTTTTAAGCAAGTGGTGGCTGAGCATGGGAAGCCTGGATTCCGGACATGCCCTGGCTCTGGGGGTCTTCCTGCTGAGCGGTCTGCTCAATGCGGGATACTTTTTCCCTATCGTGATTCGAGGCTTTTTCCGCCCTGCAGCGCCAGACGCCCATTTTCCGGAGCGGGAGGCGACCCCTTGGATGGTGGTTCCGCTCTGCATTACGGCAACCTTGGCTATCGTATTCGGCTTGTTTCCCGATTTCCCGCTACCTTTCTTTGAAATCGCAGGCCGCGTAGTGGAATCGGTGATGGGCGAGTTGCCGCAGGCTATGTCCTCTAACGAAATCTTGATGGCGCCATGA
- a CDS encoding proton-conducting transporter membrane subunit codes for MIAQHLPALPILLYLFLALLMPLAGKIARGLPATLAWLGSTVVACLGGYGLWLTATQGPIHYEMGNWAPPIGIELIADPLSCFFTFAIGAVSAFVLLHSRESVERDVGGRSIMPYYASALLLLAGFSGIVGTGDLFNLYVFLEISALAGYAVLGCGSPKAALSSFRYLIIGTIGASFYLLGIGLLLANTGSLNMGDVAEILRVTGLDSSTVLAVVFILVGLGIKMALLPLHYWLPDVYTNAPATSTALVAPLGTKVAAYALLRLGYEVLPYEALAVDLRVFDVVLALGAVGIIWGSVMAIAQDNLKRMLAYSSVAQIGYIAVGFGLATPYGYIGAVLHVINHAVMKACLFLVTANLERQGHGISIKGLNASLRRKMPVTCACFALASISMIGLPPAAGFFSKWYLLLGSYEQGSWAIIVVIVISSLLNAVYFFRVLEKMYLGKDDESETASESSRLPIVMSVSTLALALSLLVLGFGNVVIVSKFISPMLPGF; via the coding sequence ATGATCGCTCAGCACCTGCCGGCACTCCCCATTCTTCTCTATCTGTTTCTCGCCCTGCTCATGCCCTTGGCGGGCAAGATCGCACGTGGACTGCCTGCGACCCTAGCTTGGCTGGGAAGCACGGTGGTCGCTTGTCTAGGCGGTTACGGTCTTTGGCTGACGGCGACCCAGGGACCGATCCACTACGAGATGGGAAATTGGGCGCCGCCGATCGGAATCGAGCTGATCGCGGATCCCTTGTCCTGTTTCTTCACCTTCGCCATTGGGGCGGTGTCCGCCTTCGTATTGCTGCACTCGCGTGAGTCCGTGGAGAGGGATGTCGGCGGGCGTAGCATCATGCCGTACTATGCGTCGGCGCTGCTGCTGTTGGCCGGATTCAGCGGGATCGTGGGAACGGGTGACTTGTTCAACTTGTACGTCTTTCTCGAAATCAGCGCCTTGGCAGGTTATGCGGTGCTCGGATGCGGCAGCCCCAAGGCCGCTCTCTCTTCCTTCCGCTACCTGATCATCGGCACGATTGGAGCGTCTTTCTACTTGCTGGGTATCGGTCTGTTGCTGGCGAACACCGGTTCGCTGAACATGGGCGACGTGGCTGAAATCCTGCGGGTGACGGGCCTCGATTCTTCCACCGTCTTGGCGGTTGTATTCATTTTAGTAGGACTTGGCATCAAGATGGCCCTCCTGCCGCTGCACTACTGGCTACCGGACGTGTATACCAACGCCCCTGCGACCAGCACGGCTCTGGTGGCTCCGCTCGGAACCAAGGTAGCGGCCTACGCATTGCTGCGGCTCGGATACGAGGTGCTGCCTTACGAAGCCTTGGCGGTCGATTTGCGGGTGTTCGACGTGGTGCTTGCGCTCGGAGCTGTGGGCATCATCTGGGGCTCTGTGATGGCGATCGCCCAAGACAACCTTAAACGGATGCTGGCCTATAGTAGCGTGGCTCAGATCGGGTACATCGCGGTCGGTTTCGGCTTAGCGACTCCTTACGGCTATATCGGAGCTGTGCTGCATGTGATCAACCACGCGGTGATGAAGGCCTGTCTTTTTCTGGTGACCGCGAATCTGGAGCGTCAGGGCCATGGGATTTCCATCAAGGGGCTCAACGCTTCGCTTCGCCGCAAGATGCCAGTGACCTGCGCTTGTTTCGCGTTGGCATCGATTTCGATGATCGGACTCCCGCCGGCCGCTGGATTCTTCAGCAAGTGGTACCTGCTTCTAGGCAGCTACGAACAGGGCAGTTGGGCGATAATCGTCGTGATTGTGATCAGCAGCTTGCTCAACGCGGTTTATTTCTTCCGAGTGCTCGAAAAGATGTACCTCGGCAAAGACGACGAGTCGGAGACCGCGTCTGAAAGCTCTCGCCTCCCGATAGTGATGAGCGTGTCGACGCTCGCTCTAGCCCTCTCTCTTCTGGTACTTGGTTTCGGCAACGTAGTCATCGTATCGAAGTTCATTAGCCCCATGTTGCCAGGATTCTGA
- a CDS encoding cation:proton antiporter subunit C produces the protein MTVFFGDYSAYLMCFLLLTVGLYGMLLKRNYVKKVIGMTVFQAAIILFFILLAYKEGGTVPVKDPTISLEQADAYMNPLPHALMLTAIVVGVATVGVALSLLIRVYGGYGSLDEEKIQQEASK, from the coding sequence ATGACGGTTTTTTTCGGAGACTATTCGGCGTATCTGATGTGCTTCCTGCTGTTGACGGTGGGCTTGTATGGGATGCTGCTTAAACGCAACTACGTGAAGAAGGTGATCGGGATGACTGTCTTCCAGGCGGCGATCATTCTCTTTTTCATATTGCTCGCCTACAAGGAGGGCGGAACCGTGCCGGTGAAGGATCCGACTATTTCGCTGGAGCAGGCAGACGCTTACATGAATCCGTTGCCGCACGCGTTGATGCTCACAGCAATCGTAGTGGGAGTGGCCACAGTGGGAGTCGCCCTCTCTCTTCTGATACGCGTCTACGGCGGCTACGGTAGCCTGGATGAGGAAAAGATTCAGCAGGAGGCATCTAAATGA
- a CDS encoding MnhB domain-containing protein: MSGVDVSPVVRLACRYMARLIQVFALYVVFHGHYSPGGGFQGGALLASAVILLRIGEGREASQGDLASGSALGIGAIGAWIFGGVGLIGMFFGGKFLQYDAGPSIGLSPESMHYWGILVIELGVALAVMSVLVSIFDALTDREEESER; encoded by the coding sequence GTGAGCGGGGTAGATGTAAGTCCGGTCGTGCGGTTGGCCTGTCGCTATATGGCGCGTCTGATCCAAGTATTCGCACTCTATGTGGTCTTTCACGGACACTACAGTCCTGGGGGAGGCTTCCAAGGCGGCGCCTTGCTGGCGTCGGCGGTTATCCTGTTGCGAATCGGTGAGGGCCGCGAAGCGAGCCAAGGCGATTTGGCTTCGGGTTCGGCCTTGGGAATCGGAGCGATCGGAGCTTGGATTTTCGGAGGCGTTGGACTGATCGGCATGTTTTTTGGTGGTAAATTCCTGCAGTACGACGCGGGGCCTTCGATCGGACTTTCCCCCGAATCTATGCACTACTGGGGGATTCTGGTGATCGAGCTTGGTGTAGCCCTGGCGGTGATGTCAGTGCTGGTGTCGATTTTCGACGCGTTGACGGATAGGGAAGAGGAGAGCGAACGATGA
- the mbhE gene encoding hydrogen gas-evolving membrane-bound hydrogenase subunit E, whose translation MKALQYLILAGFFFSLVYVVRDLPPRGSVDEPLHLDESAAGSPTAGTHYIRNSYKDAHTDNIVTVVLADYRGFDTFGETVVVFAAGAACLLILRGRRDS comes from the coding sequence TTGAAGGCGCTACAGTACCTGATTTTGGCGGGATTCTTTTTTTCCCTGGTTTACGTGGTGCGCGACCTGCCGCCGCGCGGATCGGTGGATGAACCCCTGCATCTAGACGAAAGCGCAGCGGGCAGCCCGACGGCGGGTACCCACTACATCCGCAACTCGTACAAGGACGCTCACACCGACAATATCGTGACGGTAGTGCTAGCGGACTATCGTGGTTTCGATACCTTCGGCGAGACGGTAGTGGTCTTCGCGGCCGGAGCGGCTTGCTTGCTGATCTTAAGGGGGAGGCGCGATTCGTGA
- a CDS encoding hydrogenase subunit MbhD domain-containing protein: MNTFIEFLLYAFLVVSALIAINVKDLLAAAVTTSVFSFVIALLFIEMGAVDVGFTEAVVGAGVLGVYFIAMILRTTRRTDD; encoded by the coding sequence ATGAACACCTTCATCGAGTTTCTTCTCTACGCCTTTCTGGTGGTCTCGGCCTTGATCGCCATCAACGTTAAGGATTTGCTGGCCGCGGCGGTCACGACTTCTGTTTTCAGTTTCGTGATAGCGTTGCTTTTTATCGAGATGGGCGCGGTTGATGTCGGCTTCACCGAAGCGGTCGTCGGAGCCGGAGTTCTCGGTGTTTACTTCATAGCGATGATATTGCGAACGACAAGGAGGACGGACGATTGA
- the mnhG gene encoding monovalent cation/H(+) antiporter subunit G yields MSIGEIIGYALILVGLLGMLVGSIGLVRLPDFFSRTHAASKVDTVGVIVALIGIAVFAGVTLDSAKVLLAGLFIMLTNPVAAHALGRAAWKRGLKPWQAEEGRDNKEDSKR; encoded by the coding sequence ATGAGCATCGGAGAGATCATCGGATACGCTTTGATTCTAGTAGGCTTGCTTGGAATGCTGGTCGGAAGCATCGGGCTGGTGCGGCTGCCGGACTTTTTCTCCCGGACGCACGCTGCCAGCAAGGTAGATACTGTCGGGGTGATTGTGGCTTTGATCGGGATAGCGGTTTTCGCGGGAGTGACGCTCGACTCGGCCAAGGTCCTGTTGGCCGGTCTGTTCATCATGCTGACCAATCCGGTGGCGGCTCACGCTCTCGGCAGAGCGGCTTGGAAAAGAGGCTTGAAGCCCTGGCAGGCGGAAGAAGGCCGTGACAACAAGGAGGATTCCAAACGATGA
- a CDS encoding monovalent cation/H+ antiporter complex subunit F, with amino-acid sequence MTGVTNLIILLFIVALAIPFYRLIKGPTVFDRLLSIGAIGGKAIVLILLLGLMYDRLSMFVDIALGYAFLNFIGGIAMAEYFRLKKEDD; translated from the coding sequence ATGACTGGCGTAACCAATTTGATAATCCTCCTTTTCATCGTGGCCTTGGCGATTCCGTTTTATCGCTTGATCAAGGGGCCGACGGTGTTCGATCGCTTGCTTTCCATCGGAGCGATCGGAGGCAAGGCCATCGTGCTGATCCTCCTTCTGGGCCTGATGTACGATCGGCTGTCGATGTTCGTGGACATCGCGTTGGGCTATGCGTTTCTAAACTTCATCGGCGGAATCGCCATGGCGGAGTACTTCCGTCTCAAAAAGGAGGACGACTGA
- a CDS encoding Na+/H+ antiporter subunit E has product MPWSIALGLFAAWALFSGKMDAFHLGVGALSVGLLFWLQSRLPAFRKSGERGIRPVAAFFYSFWLLWQMLASAWYVACRILGPQSEIKPRVFRFRCPMPSQVNAAIFANSITLTPGTLTVDLEGDEFVVHALTPITAQDVLNGEMARKAARLSESDAEISIEELPVSSGEETKR; this is encoded by the coding sequence ATGCCTTGGAGCATCGCCTTGGGCTTGTTTGCCGCGTGGGCCTTGTTCAGCGGCAAGATGGACGCGTTCCACCTCGGCGTGGGAGCTCTTTCGGTAGGCTTGTTGTTTTGGCTGCAGTCCCGTCTGCCGGCGTTTCGAAAAAGCGGCGAACGTGGAATCCGACCCGTGGCCGCGTTTTTCTATTCGTTCTGGCTGCTTTGGCAAATGCTGGCTTCGGCATGGTATGTGGCCTGTCGGATTCTGGGGCCGCAATCGGAGATCAAACCCCGCGTGTTTCGCTTTCGCTGCCCGATGCCCAGCCAGGTCAACGCGGCGATTTTCGCGAACTCGATCACGCTGACTCCCGGGACCCTGACAGTGGATCTAGAGGGCGACGAGTTCGTGGTGCATGCTCTGACTCCCATCACAGCCCAAGACGTCCTGAACGGCGAGATGGCTCGCAAGGCCGCTCGCCTCAGCGAGAGCGACGCGGAGATATCAATCGAGGAGCTGCCGGTTAGCAGCGGCGAGGAAACCAAGCGATGA
- a CDS encoding cation:proton antiporter: MQFLTTLPLAASANVSPILSDLAWIMLAASVAALISSRIKLPSLLGYLFAGFFLGPNLGLWPPIVTLSNVQDLSELGVVFLMFYIGLEFNMQKVRKVFAPAGTALVLQTLLMLFIGVQASSWLGLSTMDGWFLGGLLSISSSMVSVKLMRENGSFNRQHGQQAVGILVFEDILAILLLVLLNGMASSGSFDYAKLGQTAFFIGLFIVAVFLIGTLGAKRLVRVLETRGTTEMITMATLGLIFGVSLIAEQFQFSWALGGFLAGAILPTAGLGHRIESLTEPLRDLFCALFFVTVGMLIEPQKLWENATAILLLSAVVIVGKFAACWLGLFVAGQHADVAGRASLIKSQIGEFSFVITAIGAKYGATSPELQSIASGVAFVTILLTPVLIGSEKAILGAIERSAPKALKEFTQLYAQWQDTLEVSFNRSFLKLAKKPVLRILLYFLIINAIIIGAALVSAKLEKPDFVPISDGYFQQAVFLLSLLLSLPFFVDTVRSFNVLVLLFSDAALSRPLFQQFSKGAFRSVFNGLILLLLLFVYGLVFLIVAAPYFPTGSIFLVFAIAACMLGVVFWKNLVHMHNNWEMAFIQAMENESRSQIEKRIENNLTKLQSKNPWKVDVEAVDIHKTSRWCGKEIREIDLRRQTGATIAGIERSGFDLTDLMPHSRIFPHDKLFLLGEPQQITAARSYLNQKRSSDDAEPSPFTFSKESVPPFSPWDGLSIKDTHLRSDHGVTIVGIQRDGQRIVSPSPDQLLHVGDLLLLMGCEDKLAQVGKLLTTEAEHREEAVSTS; encoded by the coding sequence ATGCAGTTCCTAACCACTCTGCCTCTCGCCGCCTCCGCCAACGTCTCGCCGATCCTATCCGACCTCGCATGGATCATGCTCGCCGCTTCCGTAGCGGCCTTGATCAGCAGCCGCATCAAGCTGCCTTCGCTTCTCGGCTATCTGTTCGCCGGCTTCTTCCTCGGACCTAACCTAGGGCTCTGGCCGCCCATCGTCACGCTCTCCAACGTGCAGGATCTCAGCGAGCTCGGCGTGGTGTTTCTCATGTTCTACATCGGACTTGAGTTCAACATGCAAAAGGTGCGCAAGGTCTTCGCCCCGGCTGGCACGGCGCTGGTGCTGCAGACCTTGCTGATGCTCTTCATCGGCGTGCAAGCGAGCTCCTGGCTCGGTCTTTCCACCATGGACGGCTGGTTTCTCGGAGGGCTGCTATCCATCAGCTCCTCCATGGTATCCGTAAAGCTGATGCGCGAGAACGGCTCCTTCAATCGCCAGCATGGGCAGCAGGCGGTCGGCATCCTGGTCTTCGAAGACATCCTCGCCATCCTGCTACTGGTTCTGCTCAACGGTATGGCATCGTCAGGCTCCTTCGACTACGCCAAGCTCGGCCAAACCGCCTTCTTCATCGGTCTATTCATCGTAGCGGTCTTTCTGATCGGAACGCTCGGCGCCAAGCGGCTGGTGCGGGTCCTGGAAACCCGCGGAACCACGGAAATGATCACCATGGCCACGCTGGGCCTCATTTTCGGCGTCAGCCTGATCGCTGAGCAGTTCCAGTTCTCCTGGGCGCTTGGCGGCTTTCTAGCCGGAGCGATTCTCCCGACAGCCGGTCTAGGGCACCGCATCGAAAGCCTCACCGAACCGCTGCGCGATCTCTTCTGCGCCTTGTTCTTCGTGACCGTCGGCATGCTGATCGAACCCCAGAAGCTTTGGGAAAACGCCACCGCCATCCTCCTCCTCTCCGCCGTGGTCATCGTCGGCAAGTTCGCCGCCTGCTGGCTGGGACTTTTCGTGGCAGGACAGCATGCCGATGTCGCCGGTCGGGCCTCGCTCATCAAATCGCAGATCGGCGAGTTCTCCTTCGTCATCACCGCGATCGGAGCCAAGTACGGGGCTACATCGCCCGAGCTCCAGTCCATCGCTTCAGGAGTGGCCTTCGTCACCATCCTGCTCACCCCCGTTCTCATCGGCAGCGAAAAGGCCATCCTCGGAGCCATCGAACGCTCCGCGCCAAAAGCCCTGAAGGAGTTCACCCAGCTCTACGCTCAATGGCAAGACACCCTGGAAGTCTCCTTCAACCGCAGCTTTCTCAAGCTCGCCAAGAAACCGGTGCTGCGCATCCTGCTCTACTTTCTCATCATCAACGCCATCATCATCGGAGCCGCCCTCGTATCCGCGAAACTGGAGAAACCCGACTTCGTACCTATCAGCGACGGCTACTTCCAGCAGGCTGTCTTTCTCCTCTCTCTCTTGCTGAGCCTTCCCTTCTTCGTGGACACGGTTCGCAGCTTCAACGTGCTGGTGCTTCTGTTCTCGGACGCCGCCCTGAGCCGTCCCTTGTTTCAGCAGTTCTCCAAAGGAGCGTTTCGCAGCGTATTCAACGGATTGATACTATTGCTCCTGCTTTTCGTCTACGGCCTGGTGTTTCTGATCGTGGCGGCTCCCTACTTCCCCACTGGCAGCATCTTCCTGGTCTTCGCGATAGCGGCCTGCATGCTCGGCGTGGTCTTTTGGAAGAATCTGGTGCACATGCACAACAACTGGGAAATGGCCTTCATCCAAGCCATGGAAAACGAGTCCCGCAGCCAGATCGAGAAACGTATCGAAAACAACCTGACAAAGCTGCAGTCCAAGAATCCCTGGAAAGTGGACGTGGAAGCGGTGGACATTCACAAGACGTCCCGCTGGTGCGGAAAGGAGATTCGCGAGATCGACCTGCGCCGGCAGACCGGGGCCACCATCGCTGGAATCGAGCGCAGCGGCTTCGACCTGACCGATCTGATGCCTCACTCCCGCATCTTCCCGCACGACAAGCTGTTTTTGCTTGGCGAACCCCAGCAGATCACAGCCGCTCGCAGCTACCTGAACCAGAAGCGCAGCAGCGACGATGCCGAACCATCGCCTTTCACCTTCTCCAAGGAGAGCGTGCCGCCTTTCAGCCCTTGGGACGGTCTCTCGATCAAGGATACCCACCTACGCTCGGACCATGGCGTCACCATTGTCGGCATCCAGCGTGACGGCCAACGCATCGTGAGCCCGAGCCCGGACCAGCTGCTGCATGTGGGCGACCTGCTGCTGCTCATGGGCTGCGAGGACAAGCTCGCTCAGGTCGGCAAGCTGCTCACCACCGAAGCGGAGCATCGCGAGGAAGCGGTGTCCACCAGCTGA